The following are encoded together in the Leuconostoc mesenteroides subsp. mesenteroides ATCC 8293 genome:
- a CDS encoding helix-turn-helix domain-containing protein: MIFHNLIKEKRQKMSLTQMELANKLLVSNKTISNWETGKTLPDIENIILISKYLNISLDDLFLGDETMVGKLRENQQERKFYRIVTISLISAIIVGTIGYLFLKLFYSSNMILIESNLSGYLSIPMFILIIYILTKINWHSLISILNKKIIIAIGFLLFLYAIMPVMDIVDGLIRGFVGSGVN, encoded by the coding sequence ATGATATTTCATAATTTGATAAAGGAAAAAAGACAAAAAATGTCTTTAACACAAATGGAGTTGGCTAATAAGTTATTAGTATCCAATAAAACCATATCTAATTGGGAGACCGGTAAAACATTGCCAGATATTGAAAATATTATTTTAATATCTAAGTACTTAAACATATCGTTAGATGATTTGTTTTTAGGAGACGAAACGATGGTCGGAAAATTAAGAGAAAATCAACAGGAACGCAAATTTTATCGTATTGTTACGATAAGCTTAATCAGTGCAATTATAGTTGGAACTATCGGTTATTTATTTTTAAAACTGTTCTATTCATCGAATATGATTTTAATTGAATCTAACCTATCTGGTTATTTATCTATTCCAATGTTTATTCTAATTATCTACATTCTGACAAAAATTAACTGGCATTCATTGATTAGCATTTTAAATAAAAAGATCATCATTGCCATCGGCTTTCTTCTATTTTTGTATGCTATTATGCCAGTAATGGACATTGTAGACGGTCTGATTAGAGGCTTTGTCGGATCTGGTGTTAATTAA
- a CDS encoding bacteriocin immunity protein: protein MNDEIDLLNQITDLILDESINQTEREALIVAKLSLENNQYLPKIIADLKTDLTPLAMKNSLSKPLSPFYLQIISQEFADKYQGLGYGFGMNFGNH, encoded by the coding sequence ATGAATGATGAAATCGATTTGTTAAACCAAATTACGGATCTAATTTTGGACGAAAGCATTAACCAAACAGAACGGGAAGCTCTGATAGTAGCAAAATTAAGTTTGGAAAATAATCAATATCTACCTAAAATAATTGCTGATTTAAAAACAGACTTAACACCATTAGCCATGAAAAATAGTCTTTCTAAACCTTTGTCCCCGTTTTATTTACAGATAATAAGCCAAGAATTTGCTGACAAATATCAAGGTCTTGGTTATGGCTTTGGTATGAATTTTGGTAACCACTAA
- a CDS encoding helix-turn-helix transcriptional regulator produces MENLINQLRKKKYLSQEELANNCEVSRQTINAIENNKYDPTLILAFKLAKELNSTVDKLFIYEKND; encoded by the coding sequence TTGGAAAATTTAATTAATCAGTTACGAAAAAAAAAGTATTTATCTCAAGAAGAATTGGCAAATAATTGTGAAGTTTCTAGACAAACAATTAATGCGATTGAGAATAATAAGTATGACCCAACTTTAATTTTGGCTTTTAAGTTAGCGAAAGAACTTAATTCTACCGTAGATAAATTATTTATTTACGAAAAAAATGATTAA
- a CDS encoding Zn finger protein, producing MAQQTPAIEYRSLETEERLNFNWDEYNAMSIWESGKWGFKNPEASKYALDTLKRERLGITADTDLKQAVAEIKEEKQAEREIKQQEHEAKLQEQNKLTCKKCGGHEFQLAGDNSKKYSFGKSVAGSVGLGVMTGGLGFIAGGAVGFAGKKGKKNTFVCLNCGKTMEIKK from the coding sequence ATGGCGCAACAAACACCAGCAATTGAATATCGGAGCTTAGAAACAGAAGAACGTCTAAACTTTAATTGGGACGAATATAACGCAATGTCGATTTGGGAATCTGGGAAATGGGGATTCAAAAACCCTGAAGCCAGTAAGTATGCCCTTGATACATTAAAGCGTGAGCGTTTAGGTATAACAGCTGATACAGATCTAAAACAAGCTGTAGCAGAAATTAAAGAAGAAAAACAAGCCGAACGTGAAATTAAGCAACAAGAACATGAGGCTAAACTACAAGAGCAAAATAAATTAACATGCAAGAAGTGCGGTGGTCATGAGTTCCAATTAGCTGGTGACAACTCAAAGAAATATTCATTTGGTAAGTCGGTAGCTGGTTCAGTTGGATTAGGTGTTATGACTGGTGGATTAGGATTCATTGCGGGTGGTGCAGTTGGATTTGCTGGTAAGAAGGGAAAGAAAAACACATTTGTCTGTTTAAACTGCGGTAAGACAATGGAAATTAAGAAATAA